The proteins below are encoded in one region of Amycolatopsis magusensis:
- a CDS encoding serine protein kinase RIO — MRKHDLDFDHLETQSARRKSRRARFDDEPEPSRRGRLTEEERVRLAHQRADAYTETAIPGGGDRWSTWADGEQGPLPRPSWVLTQLAAVDTELGVLKTGKEADVHLVRRGLPDGPQSLLAAKRYRSNEHRLFHRDAGYLEGRRMRRSREMRAIETRTAFGRNLIAEQWASAEFAALSRLWTAGVPVPYPVQRSGTELLLEFIGDEDGTAAPRLAQVRAEGADLRDLWYQLVSALETMATHGLAHGDLSAYNLMVHEGRLVLIDLPQVVDIVANPRGLEFLARDVRNVADWFAARGLPADVLDADALVDELRRAAGLP, encoded by the coding sequence GTGCGCAAGCACGACCTCGATTTCGACCACCTCGAAACCCAGTCCGCGCGCCGCAAGAGCCGTCGCGCCCGCTTCGACGACGAACCCGAACCGAGCCGCCGCGGGCGGCTCACCGAAGAAGAGCGCGTCCGGCTCGCCCACCAGCGCGCCGACGCCTACACCGAAACCGCCATCCCCGGTGGTGGTGACCGCTGGTCCACCTGGGCCGACGGCGAGCAGGGGCCGCTGCCGCGCCCGAGCTGGGTGCTCACCCAGCTGGCCGCGGTCGACACCGAGCTCGGGGTGCTCAAGACCGGCAAGGAAGCCGACGTCCACCTGGTGCGCCGCGGGCTGCCGGACGGCCCGCAGTCGCTGCTGGCCGCCAAGCGGTACCGCAGCAACGAGCACCGGCTGTTCCACCGCGACGCCGGTTACCTGGAAGGCCGCCGGATGCGGCGGTCGCGGGAGATGCGGGCGATCGAGACCCGCACCGCCTTCGGCCGCAACCTGATCGCCGAGCAGTGGGCCTCCGCCGAGTTCGCCGCGCTGTCCCGGTTGTGGACCGCCGGCGTGCCGGTGCCCTACCCGGTCCAGCGCAGCGGCACCGAACTGCTGCTGGAGTTCATCGGCGACGAGGACGGCACGGCCGCGCCGCGGCTGGCGCAGGTGCGTGCGGAGGGAGCGGACCTGCGCGACCTCTGGTACCAGCTCGTCTCCGCCCTGGAGACGATGGCCACGCACGGCCTGGCGCACGGCGACCTCTCGGCCTACAACCTGATGGTCCACGAGGGCAGGCTGGTGCTGATCGACCTGCCACAGGTGGTGGACATCGTGGCCAATCCGCGTGGGCTGGAGTTCCTCGCCAGGGACGTGCGCAACGTGGCGGACTGGTTCGCCGCGCGCGGCCTCCCGGCGGACGTGCTCGACGCGGACGCGCTGGTCGACGAACTGCGCCGGGCGGCCGGGCTGCCCTGA
- a CDS encoding DEAD/DEAH box helicase, whose amino-acid sequence MTVTLDSGNTSARHGNRKPRIRNTDGGPAAVTAPPAAPLKSFAELNIPEPLLRALREAGINSPFPIQSATLPDALAGRDVLGRAQTGSGKTLAFGLALLARLEGGKARAKRPRALVLVPTRELAMQVADSLTPLAKSLGLWCRTAVGGMAFNRQADALQRGVDLLIATPGRLSDHVRQGTCVLGDVNFVALDEADQMADMGFLPQVREILDLTPARGQRLLFSATLDGDVKKLVDRYLTDPVEHSVAPVTASVTTMDHHVLQVSYPDKQAVITEIGAREGRTIMFVRTKHHVDRLAERLRASGVHATALHGGKTQGQRNRVLADFKAGHTPVLVATDVAARGIHVDDISLVLHVDPPADHKDYLHRAGRTARAGASGTVVTLITHDQRRTMKRLTDRAGVRAETATVRPGDTELARITGARQPSGEPVVEREHRRDTPRRGGPRAHSEGRGGRPSFGGRGRQPRTGGSSTGRPQRPGRGPARRGWSND is encoded by the coding sequence GTGACAGTCACGCTCGATTCCGGCAACACCTCCGCGCGCCACGGCAACCGCAAGCCGCGGATTCGGAACACCGACGGTGGCCCCGCCGCCGTCACCGCACCACCCGCAGCACCCCTGAAGTCCTTCGCCGAGCTCAACATCCCGGAGCCGCTGCTGCGCGCGCTGCGGGAAGCCGGCATCAACTCCCCGTTCCCCATCCAGTCGGCCACCCTGCCCGACGCGCTCGCCGGGCGCGACGTGCTGGGCCGCGCGCAGACCGGTTCCGGCAAGACCCTGGCCTTCGGCCTGGCCCTGCTGGCCCGCCTCGAGGGCGGCAAGGCCCGCGCCAAGCGGCCGCGCGCCCTGGTGCTGGTGCCGACCCGTGAGCTGGCCATGCAGGTGGCCGACTCGCTGACCCCGCTGGCCAAGTCGCTCGGCCTGTGGTGCCGCACCGCGGTCGGCGGCATGGCCTTCAACCGGCAGGCGGACGCGCTGCAGCGCGGCGTCGACCTGCTGATCGCCACCCCCGGCCGGCTGTCGGACCACGTCCGGCAGGGCACCTGCGTGCTCGGCGACGTCAACTTCGTCGCGCTCGACGAGGCCGACCAGATGGCCGACATGGGCTTCCTGCCGCAGGTGCGGGAGATCCTCGACCTCACCCCGGCGCGCGGGCAGCGGCTGCTGTTCTCGGCCACGCTCGACGGTGACGTCAAGAAGCTGGTCGACCGCTACCTGACCGACCCGGTCGAGCACTCGGTCGCGCCGGTCACCGCCAGCGTCACCACCATGGACCACCACGTGCTGCAGGTGTCCTACCCGGACAAGCAGGCCGTCATCACCGAGATCGGTGCCCGTGAGGGCCGCACGATCATGTTCGTGCGGACCAAGCACCACGTGGACCGCCTCGCGGAGCGCCTGCGGGCCTCCGGGGTGCACGCCACCGCCCTGCACGGCGGCAAGACCCAGGGGCAGCGCAACCGGGTGCTGGCCGACTTCAAGGCCGGGCACACCCCGGTGCTGGTGGCCACCGACGTCGCCGCGCGCGGTATCCACGTCGACGACATCAGCCTGGTGCTGCACGTGGACCCGCCCGCCGACCACAAGGACTACCTGCACCGCGCCGGTCGTACCGCGCGGGCCGGGGCGTCGGGCACCGTGGTCACGCTGATCACGCACGACCAGCGCCGCACCATGAAGCGCCTGACCGACCGCGCCGGCGTGCGTGCCGAGACCGCCACCGTGCGGCCCGGTGACACCGAGCTGGCCCGGATCACCGGGGCCCGCCAGCCCAGCGGTGAGCCGGTCGTCGAGCGCGAGCACCGCCGGGACACCCCGCGCCGGGGGGGCCCGCGTGCCCACAGCGAAGGCCGTGGCGGTCGCCCGAGCTTCGGCGGTCGTGGCCGCCAGCCGCGCACCGGCGGCAGCAGCACGGGCCGCCCGCAGCGCCCGGGCCGCGGCCCGGCCCGCCGCGGCTGGTCCAACGACTGA
- a CDS encoding PIG-L deacetylase family protein, whose amino-acid sequence MPEDWERALAVVAHPDDLEYGGCGAVAKWTDAGKSVTYLLVTRGEAGIDSLAPEEAGPLRTAEQIASAAVVGVHDVEFLDHPDGVLEYGLPLRRDIAAAIRRHRPELVLMTNHRETWPGGYLNMADHRVVGEATLDAVRDAANRWVFRDLDLEPWQGVRWVAGASSPRSTHAVDITSTLDRAVASLKEHKAYLAALGGDMGEPETFLRAAAEETGKRFGGRLATDFELFPM is encoded by the coding sequence ATGCCGGAGGACTGGGAGCGCGCGCTGGCGGTGGTCGCGCACCCGGACGACCTGGAGTACGGCGGGTGCGGCGCGGTGGCGAAGTGGACCGACGCGGGCAAGTCGGTGACCTACCTGCTGGTGACCAGGGGCGAGGCGGGCATCGACAGCCTGGCGCCCGAGGAAGCGGGTCCGCTGCGCACCGCCGAGCAGATCGCCAGCGCGGCCGTGGTCGGCGTGCACGACGTGGAGTTCCTGGACCACCCCGACGGCGTGCTCGAGTACGGCTTGCCGCTGCGCCGGGACATCGCGGCCGCGATCCGCAGGCATCGGCCGGAACTGGTGCTGATGACCAACCACCGCGAGACCTGGCCCGGGGGCTACCTGAACATGGCGGACCACCGGGTGGTCGGCGAAGCCACCCTGGACGCCGTGCGCGACGCGGCGAACCGCTGGGTCTTCCGCGATCTGGACCTGGAACCGTGGCAGGGCGTGCGCTGGGTGGCGGGCGCTTCGTCACCGCGATCGACGCACGCCGTGGACATCACTTCGACGCTGGACAGGGCGGTCGCTTCGCTGAAGGAACACAAGGCCTACTTGGCCGCCCTCGGGGGAGACATGGGTGAGCCGGAGACCTTCCTGCGGGCGGCCGCTGAGGAAACCGGCAAGCGCTTCGGCGGCCGCCTGGCCACCGACTTCGAACTCTTCCCCATGTAA
- a CDS encoding 8-amino-7-oxononanoate synthase has translation MNAPGPAPDHVFDWLDTEAEKRAAAGLVRRLRPRPANTGEVDLAGNDYLGLARDKRVAGATAAAALRWGAGATGSRLVTGSTELHAELEHELARFCGTQSALVFSSGFTANLGAVTALSGSDSAIVTDKYIHASLIEGCRLSRADVAAVAHSDTAAITHALATRRKPRALVVTDSVFSVDGDLAKLGELTEACRAHGAALLVDDAHGFGVLGEGGRGAVHQAGLAGAPDVVTTLTLSKSLGAQGGAVLGPRRVIKHLVDTARSFIFDTALAPGSAAAALSALNVLRAEPDLPGKVLAVASRLSEQLAEAGFTVSTPDAAVVSVHAPSPEKAVAWAESCAEQGVRVGCFRPPSVPDGISRLRLTARADLTESDVDAAVKVIVDCAPR, from the coding sequence GTGAACGCACCCGGTCCAGCCCCCGACCACGTTTTCGACTGGCTCGACACCGAGGCGGAGAAGCGCGCCGCGGCCGGGCTGGTCCGCCGGTTGCGGCCCCGGCCGGCGAACACCGGCGAGGTCGATCTCGCCGGCAACGACTACCTGGGGCTGGCCCGCGACAAGCGCGTCGCCGGGGCCACCGCGGCCGCCGCACTGCGCTGGGGTGCCGGAGCCACCGGTTCGCGCCTGGTCACCGGCTCGACCGAACTGCACGCCGAACTGGAGCACGAACTCGCCCGGTTCTGCGGGACGCAGTCGGCGCTGGTGTTCTCCTCGGGGTTCACCGCGAACCTCGGCGCGGTCACCGCGTTGTCCGGCTCGGACTCCGCGATCGTCACCGACAAGTACATCCACGCTTCGCTGATCGAGGGCTGCCGCCTGTCGCGTGCGGACGTCGCCGCCGTCGCGCACAGCGACACCGCCGCGATCACGCACGCGCTCGCCACCCGGCGCAAGCCGCGCGCGCTGGTGGTCACCGATTCCGTTTTCTCCGTCGACGGCGACCTGGCGAAGCTTGGCGAACTCACCGAAGCTTGCCGCGCGCACGGCGCGGCGCTGCTGGTCGACGACGCGCACGGTTTCGGTGTGCTGGGCGAAGGCGGCCGCGGCGCGGTCCACCAGGCCGGCTTGGCCGGGGCGCCGGACGTGGTCACCACCCTCACGCTCTCGAAGTCGCTCGGCGCGCAGGGCGGTGCGGTACTCGGCCCGCGTCGCGTGATCAAGCACCTGGTCGACACCGCGCGCAGTTTCATCTTCGACACCGCGCTCGCGCCCGGCAGCGCCGCCGCCGCGCTGTCCGCGCTGAACGTGCTGCGCGCCGAACCCGATCTGCCCGGCAAGGTGCTCGCGGTGGCGAGCCGCCTGTCCGAACAACTCGCCGAAGCCGGGTTCACCGTGAGCACGCCGGACGCCGCGGTGGTGTCGGTGCACGCGCCGTCGCCGGAGAAAGCCGTCGCCTGGGCGGAAAGCTGCGCGGAGCAAGGCGTTCGCGTGGGCTGCTTCCGCCCGCCGTCGGTGCCGGACGGCATCTCACGGCTGCGCCTGACCGCGCGCGCCGACCTGACGGAGTCCGATGTGGACGCCGCGGTGAAGGTGATCGTGGACTGCGCGCCCCGCTAG
- a CDS encoding GNAT family N-acetyltransferase, protein MVRAATGDQVSAGDLYSFLKLRVDVFVVEQECPYPELDGRDLLPGTRHLWLDGASGVDAYLRVLEEPSGGFRIGRVVTAGAARGRGLAGQLMHAALESISDAPAVLDAQTYAKGFYAKFGFEPTGEEFLEDGIPHVTMRR, encoded by the coding sequence ATGGTTCGGGCGGCTACCGGGGACCAGGTGTCCGCCGGCGATCTCTATTCCTTCCTCAAACTGCGCGTCGACGTCTTCGTCGTCGAGCAGGAGTGTCCCTACCCCGAACTGGACGGCAGAGACCTGCTGCCGGGCACCCGGCACCTCTGGCTCGACGGTGCATCCGGGGTCGACGCCTACCTGCGCGTGCTCGAAGAGCCCAGCGGTGGGTTCCGCATCGGCCGGGTCGTGACAGCGGGGGCCGCGCGGGGCCGAGGCCTGGCGGGGCAACTGATGCACGCCGCGCTGGAGTCCATTTCGGACGCTCCGGCGGTGCTGGACGCGCAGACCTACGCCAAGGGTTTCTACGCCAAGTTCGGCTTCGAGCCGACCGGCGAGGAGTTCCTCGAGGACGGCATCCCGCACGTGACCATGCGCCGCTAG
- a CDS encoding S1 family peptidase: MPNKSRRRGVLTAAAAMLAGAVTLIPSAAATNTQPYIVGGTEASIADHPYAVYLTDRDNQQFCGGVLVSPRGVLTAAHCAQAVKRAQMRVVAGRQDQRTSAGVTSGVAKVWISPQFQDPTSGSDIALLTLEDEMPYTAAKLPTAQDTALYSEGTKARVLGWGRTSEDGPRSDTLRGALVPVISDEGCRQTFSNFDETTMLCAGYPNGGVDACQGDSGGPLLVGDTVIGIVSWGEGCARPNRPGVYTRVAAFTSEVRSQD; the protein is encoded by the coding sequence ATGCCGAACAAGTCCCGCCGCCGCGGGGTGCTGACGGCGGCCGCGGCCATGCTGGCCGGAGCGGTGACGCTCATCCCGTCGGCCGCGGCGACCAACACCCAGCCGTACATCGTGGGCGGGACCGAGGCCTCCATCGCCGACCACCCGTACGCGGTCTACCTCACCGATCGCGACAACCAGCAGTTCTGCGGCGGCGTGCTGGTCTCGCCGAGGGGCGTGCTGACCGCGGCGCACTGCGCGCAGGCGGTGAAGCGCGCGCAGATGCGCGTGGTCGCCGGGCGGCAGGACCAGCGCACCAGCGCCGGTGTGACCAGCGGGGTGGCGAAGGTGTGGATCTCCCCGCAGTTCCAGGACCCGACCAGCGGCAGCGACATCGCCCTGCTGACCCTGGAAGACGAGATGCCCTACACCGCCGCGAAGCTGCCGACCGCGCAGGACACCGCGCTGTACAGCGAAGGCACCAAGGCCCGTGTGCTCGGCTGGGGCCGCACCTCCGAAGACGGGCCCCGCTCGGACACACTGCGCGGCGCGCTCGTGCCGGTGATCTCCGACGAGGGCTGCCGGCAGACCTTCAGCAACTTCGACGAGACGACCATGCTCTGCGCCGGGTATCCCAACGGCGGCGTCGACGCCTGCCAGGGTGACTCCGGCGGTCCGCTGCTGGTCGGCGACACGGTGATCGGCATCGTCTCCTGGGGCGAGGGCTGCGCCCGGCCGAACCGCCCCGGTGTGTACACGCGGGTGGCCGCGTTCACCTCGGAGGTCCGCTCGCAGGACTGA
- a CDS encoding M15 family metallopeptidase, translating to MVPRSSEPPPVQPSWRVGARPLPLRADGYGQVLPTPAELADRHLPTADLLPPPPDGEYASTVAPVPGEVLARSTWQPECPVGAAQLRYLTMSFWGFDGRVHTGEMLVNASVAQPVTEAFGALFAAKFPIEEMRVTRADELDAAPTGDGNNTSAFVCRPVRGQTTWSAHASGLAVDVNPFCNPYLKADLVLPELASAYTDRARERPGMILPGGVAVRAFRAIGWTWGGTWTSPKDLMHFSATGG from the coding sequence GTGGTTCCTCGATCGAGTGAGCCGCCCCCGGTCCAGCCGAGCTGGCGGGTCGGCGCCCGCCCGCTGCCGCTGCGTGCCGACGGCTACGGGCAGGTGCTGCCGACCCCCGCCGAACTGGCCGACCGCCACCTCCCGACCGCGGACCTGCTGCCCCCGCCACCCGACGGCGAGTACGCGTCGACCGTCGCACCCGTGCCGGGTGAAGTGCTCGCGCGGAGCACCTGGCAGCCCGAATGCCCGGTCGGCGCCGCGCAGCTGCGGTACCTGACGATGTCCTTCTGGGGCTTCGACGGCCGGGTGCACACCGGCGAGATGCTGGTCAACGCCTCCGTCGCGCAGCCGGTCACCGAAGCCTTCGGCGCGTTGTTCGCGGCGAAGTTCCCGATCGAGGAGATGCGGGTGACCAGGGCCGACGAGCTGGACGCGGCCCCGACCGGGGACGGCAACAACACCAGCGCGTTCGTCTGCCGCCCGGTGCGCGGGCAGACCACCTGGTCGGCGCACGCCTCCGGGCTGGCCGTCGACGTGAACCCGTTCTGCAACCCGTACCTCAAGGCGGACCTGGTGCTGCCCGAGCTGGCCTCGGCCTACACCGACCGCGCGCGCGAGCGGCCGGGCATGATCCTGCCCGGCGGGGTGGCGGTCCGGGCGTTCCGCGCCATCGGCTGGACCTGGGGTGGTACCTGGACTTCGCCGAAGGACCTGATGCACTTCTCCGCCACCGGCGGCTGA
- a CDS encoding mycothione reductase, with amino-acid sequence MPHYDLVIIGTGSGNSVLDPRFAGWKTAIVEKGTFGGTCLNVGCIPTKMFVYPADLAAAVPAGAKLGVDMKLNEVRWREIRDRVFGRIDPIAAGGKQYRVEHEDNANVTVYEGEGRFTGMKELRVSFPDGRTETLTADRFVLAAGGRPVVPDIPGLADSGYHTSDTVMRIDELPERLVILGSGFIAAEFAHVFSSFGVAVTVIARSGALLRAEDEAVSERFTELAAEKYDVRLNRRTTKVRRTSTGVSLDLEGPEGTETLDADLLLVATGRRPNSDLLDVAATGVSTRDSGHVEVDEYQRTAVEGIYALGDISSMHELKHVANHEQRVVQHNLLHPDDPVASDHRFVPHAVFTAPQIAGVGLTEGEAKAQGVNYVTYTQDYAGIAYGWAMEDTTGFAKLLADPATGQLLGAHIIGPQAGTLIQPVIQAMSFGLDARQMARGQYWIHPAMPELIENALLNLPLDD; translated from the coding sequence GTGCCCCACTACGACCTGGTGATCATCGGCACCGGCTCCGGCAATTCCGTGCTCGACCCGCGGTTCGCCGGCTGGAAGACGGCGATCGTGGAGAAGGGCACCTTCGGCGGCACCTGCCTGAACGTGGGCTGCATCCCGACCAAGATGTTCGTCTACCCGGCCGACCTCGCCGCGGCCGTGCCCGCCGGCGCGAAGCTGGGCGTGGACATGAAGCTGAACGAGGTGCGCTGGCGCGAGATCCGCGACCGGGTCTTCGGCCGGATCGACCCGATCGCCGCCGGGGGCAAGCAGTACCGCGTCGAACACGAGGACAACGCCAACGTCACCGTCTACGAGGGCGAGGGCCGGTTCACCGGGATGAAGGAGCTCCGGGTGAGCTTCCCCGACGGCCGCACCGAAACGCTGACCGCGGACCGGTTCGTGCTCGCCGCGGGCGGGCGGCCGGTGGTCCCGGACATCCCCGGGCTGGCCGACAGCGGGTACCACACCTCGGACACGGTGATGCGGATCGACGAACTGCCCGAGCGGCTGGTCATCCTCGGCAGCGGGTTCATCGCCGCCGAGTTCGCGCACGTGTTCTCCTCGTTCGGCGTCGCGGTGACGGTGATCGCCCGGTCCGGCGCGCTGCTGCGGGCGGAGGACGAGGCGGTGAGCGAGCGGTTCACCGAACTGGCCGCCGAGAAGTACGACGTCCGGCTCAACCGGCGCACCACCAAGGTCCGCCGTACCTCGACCGGGGTCTCACTGGACCTCGAAGGACCCGAGGGCACCGAAACGCTCGACGCGGACCTGCTGCTGGTGGCCACCGGCCGCCGGCCGAACTCGGACCTGCTCGACGTCGCCGCCACCGGGGTGTCCACAAGGGACAGTGGGCACGTGGAGGTGGACGAGTACCAGCGCACCGCGGTCGAAGGCATCTACGCACTCGGCGACATCTCCTCGATGCATGAGCTGAAGCACGTGGCCAACCACGAACAGCGCGTGGTGCAGCACAACCTGCTCCACCCGGACGATCCCGTCGCCTCGGACCACCGGTTCGTGCCGCACGCGGTGTTCACCGCGCCCCAGATCGCGGGCGTGGGCCTCACCGAAGGCGAAGCCAAGGCGCAGGGCGTGAACTACGTGACCTACACGCAGGACTACGCGGGCATCGCCTACGGCTGGGCGATGGAGGACACCACCGGTTTCGCGAAGCTGCTCGCCGACCCGGCCACCGGGCAGTTGCTCGGCGCGCACATCATCGGACCGCAGGCGGGCACCCTCATCCAGCCGGTGATCCAGGCGATGAGCTTCGGCCTGGACGCGCGGCAGATGGCCCGTGGCCAGTACTGGATCCACCCGGCGATGCCGGAGCTGATCGAGAACGCTTTGCTCAACCTGCCCCTGGACGACTGA
- a CDS encoding CynX/NimT family MFS transporter yields the protein MSVESEVSIKQRALAGTIEPVRRSRNLAVAGGTLIALAVVLAALNLRPAITSVGPLLDEARVSLGASGTWAGLLTTLPGLCFAVAGLAAPRLARKVGMGSAVALALGVLGVGLIVRVLDGPLVVLGGTLVSSAGIALANVLVPVVVKDSFPARVGLMTGIYTASLNLGGASGSALSPKLDALLGGWRPALAAWAVLAFLALVVWKIAIRGGSRHTEHTGTVAEPRRSLLRSPLAWIVTLFFGLQSFLAYIVMGWFPQVLMDAGLTRGDAGLAVGLMSLLAVPISLTVPPLAARQRNQTWWIVGLGLFSMAGLGGLILAPTAAPLLWAILTGIGMSVFSMAVMVIALRARAGDETARLSGMVQGLGYLLAAIGPFLFGLLHDATAGWTVPLAVVFGVVVAQTIFGGLAGRDKLV from the coding sequence GTGTCCGTCGAATCCGAGGTTTCGATCAAGCAACGTGCCCTGGCCGGCACGATCGAACCCGTCCGCCGGTCACGGAACCTCGCCGTCGCCGGTGGCACGCTCATCGCACTGGCCGTGGTGCTCGCCGCGCTGAACCTGCGACCCGCTATCACCAGTGTGGGGCCGCTGCTCGACGAGGCAAGGGTTTCCCTCGGCGCTTCCGGCACCTGGGCCGGATTGCTCACCACTTTGCCAGGCTTGTGCTTCGCCGTCGCGGGACTCGCCGCACCCAGGCTGGCGCGCAAGGTCGGGATGGGCAGCGCGGTCGCGCTCGCCCTCGGCGTGCTGGGTGTCGGCCTGATCGTGCGGGTGCTCGACGGACCGCTGGTGGTGCTCGGCGGCACGCTCGTGTCCAGCGCGGGCATCGCGCTGGCGAACGTGCTCGTGCCCGTGGTGGTCAAGGACTCGTTCCCCGCCAGGGTCGGCCTGATGACCGGCATCTACACCGCTTCGCTGAACCTCGGCGGCGCTTCGGGTTCCGCGCTCTCGCCCAAGCTGGACGCGCTGCTCGGCGGCTGGCGCCCGGCGCTGGCGGCGTGGGCGGTGCTGGCTTTCCTGGCGCTGGTGGTCTGGAAGATCGCCATCCGCGGCGGTTCCCGGCACACCGAGCACACCGGAACCGTTGCCGAACCGCGACGTTCGCTGCTGCGCAGCCCGCTCGCCTGGATCGTCACCCTGTTCTTCGGCCTGCAGTCGTTCCTGGCCTACATCGTGATGGGCTGGTTCCCGCAGGTGCTGATGGACGCCGGGCTGACCCGCGGTGACGCGGGCCTGGCCGTCGGGCTGATGTCGTTGCTGGCGGTGCCGATCAGCCTCACCGTGCCGCCGCTCGCGGCACGGCAGCGCAACCAGACCTGGTGGATCGTCGGCCTCGGCCTGTTCTCCATGGCGGGGCTCGGCGGGCTGATCCTGGCCCCGACGGCGGCGCCGCTGCTGTGGGCGATCCTCACCGGGATCGGCATGAGCGTGTTCTCGATGGCGGTCATGGTGATCGCGCTGCGCGCGCGGGCCGGGGACGAGACCGCGCGGCTGTCCGGCATGGTGCAGGGACTCGGGTACCTGCTCGCCGCGATCGGCCCCTTCCTCTTCGGCCTGCTGCACGACGCCACCGCCGGGTGGACCGTGCCGCTGGCCGTGGTCTTCGGCGTGGTCGTCGCACAAACGATCTTCGGCGGCCTGGCCGGCCGCGACAAGCTCGTCTGA
- a CDS encoding FadR/GntR family transcriptional regulator, giving the protein MPLATTRRTGLVDQVIGQLREAVTAGEWPVGERIPPESELVTALGVGRNTVREAVRALSHSGLLEVRQGDGTYVRATSEVSGAVRRLCGSELREVLQVRRTLEVEGARLAATERTEAELERLTELLRIRDAHQSAKEYDEFVQADASFHLAVVQCGRNTLLTELYRGLSEVVTASVEATKHADNVQHTGLLEAIAARDPQRAVTEAGGFLDELLKEIE; this is encoded by the coding sequence GTGCCGTTGGCCACCACCCGCCGGACCGGACTCGTCGACCAGGTGATCGGGCAGTTGCGCGAAGCCGTGACCGCGGGCGAATGGCCGGTGGGCGAACGCATCCCGCCGGAAAGCGAACTGGTGACCGCACTCGGTGTCGGCCGCAACACGGTGCGTGAGGCCGTCCGCGCCTTGTCCCACAGCGGTTTGCTCGAGGTGCGCCAGGGTGACGGCACCTACGTCCGCGCGACCAGCGAGGTCTCCGGTGCGGTCCGCCGCCTGTGCGGCTCCGAACTTCGCGAAGTGCTCCAGGTGCGCCGGACGCTCGAAGTCGAAGGCGCCCGGCTGGCCGCCACCGAGCGCACCGAGGCCGAACTGGAACGGCTCACCGAACTGCTCCGCATCCGCGACGCGCACCAGTCGGCCAAGGAGTACGACGAATTCGTCCAAGCGGACGCGAGCTTCCACCTCGCCGTTGTCCAATGTGGACGGAACACGCTGCTGACCGAGCTCTACCGCGGGCTGAGCGAGGTGGTCACGGCCTCGGTCGAGGCGACCAAGCACGCGGACAACGTCCAGCACACCGGACTGCTCGAAGCGATCGCCGCCCGCGATCCGCAGCGCGCGGTCACCGAAGCGGGCGGTTTCCTCGACGAACTGCTCAAGGAGATCGAGTAA